The Streptomyces sp. SS1-1 genome has a segment encoding these proteins:
- a CDS encoding gamma-glutamyltransferase family protein, producing MTVLRPELTGTLGGVAATHWLASAVGMGVLERGGNAFDAAAAAGFALQIVEPHSNGPGGDVVIAVYSRATGTVRVICGQGPMPRAATIDAFAARGIKQIPAGGLLPATVPGAFGAWMRLLGEYGTLPLESVLEPAIGYASRGYPLLPAAATTIDAMSGLFRGHWSESARVYLPGGAAPAPGTRMRNEELAETYRRIVREAKGASAGREAQIEAAHTAFYQGFVAEAIDRFARTTDVFDSTGSPHRGLLTGDDLATWRPPVEEACALPYGDFTVHKPGPWSQGPVFLQQLALLEGCDLRGMGLGSGAYVHTVAEAAKLAFADREAWYGDPDHTPVPLDDLLAPGYTARRRALIGEEADLDPQPGRPGGAEPWIPQPEPQEPGVNEPEWMAHLRSGLPTVTPAGPRAGAGNTCTVAVADAWGNLVVAVPSGGWLKSSPVIPGLGFALGTRGQTAWLSEGHPNSLAPGRRPRTTLSPTIVLRDGAPFLAFGTPGGDQQDQWTLHAFLAVAEFGLEPQAAAELPAWHIDHFAQSFAPRLARPGVVVVEGSFDAEVLAELERRGHRLDVVPRSTLGKVCSAGVDPATGFLRASAGPRGRQAYAVCR from the coding sequence ATGACCGTCCTGCGACCGGAGCTGACCGGAACCCTCGGCGGCGTCGCCGCCACGCACTGGCTCGCGTCCGCCGTCGGCATGGGCGTCCTGGAACGCGGCGGCAACGCCTTCGACGCGGCGGCCGCCGCCGGGTTCGCCCTCCAGATCGTCGAACCCCACTCCAACGGGCCGGGCGGCGACGTCGTCATCGCCGTCTACTCCCGCGCGACCGGCACGGTCCGCGTCATCTGCGGACAGGGCCCGATGCCGCGGGCGGCCACGATCGACGCGTTCGCCGCCCGGGGCATCAAGCAGATACCCGCCGGCGGTCTGCTCCCGGCGACGGTGCCCGGCGCCTTCGGGGCGTGGATGCGCCTGCTCGGCGAATACGGCACGCTGCCGCTGGAGTCGGTCCTGGAACCGGCCATCGGCTACGCCTCGCGCGGATATCCGCTGCTGCCCGCCGCCGCGACGACCATCGACGCCATGTCCGGGCTCTTCCGCGGCCATTGGAGCGAGTCCGCCCGCGTCTACCTGCCCGGCGGGGCGGCACCCGCGCCCGGGACGCGGATGCGCAACGAGGAGCTGGCCGAGACCTACCGCCGGATCGTGCGCGAGGCGAAGGGGGCGTCGGCCGGCCGCGAGGCGCAGATCGAGGCCGCGCACACCGCCTTCTACCAGGGCTTCGTCGCCGAGGCCATCGACCGCTTCGCCCGCACGACCGACGTGTTCGACTCGACGGGAAGCCCGCACCGCGGCCTGCTGACCGGCGACGACCTCGCCACCTGGCGGCCGCCCGTCGAGGAGGCGTGCGCGCTGCCGTACGGCGACTTCACCGTCCACAAGCCCGGGCCGTGGTCCCAGGGCCCGGTGTTCCTGCAGCAGTTGGCGCTGCTGGAAGGCTGCGACCTGCGGGGCATGGGCCTGGGCAGCGGCGCGTACGTCCACACCGTCGCCGAGGCGGCCAAGCTGGCCTTCGCCGACCGGGAGGCGTGGTACGGCGACCCGGACCACACCCCGGTGCCGCTGGACGACCTGCTGGCGCCCGGATACACCGCGCGGCGGCGTGCCCTCATCGGCGAGGAGGCCGACCTCGACCCGCAACCGGGCCGGCCGGGCGGCGCCGAGCCGTGGATCCCGCAGCCGGAACCGCAGGAGCCCGGCGTGAACGAGCCGGAGTGGATGGCCCACCTGCGCAGCGGCCTGCCCACGGTCACCCCGGCCGGGCCCCGGGCCGGCGCCGGGAACACCTGCACGGTCGCGGTCGCCGACGCCTGGGGCAACCTGGTCGTCGCCGTGCCCAGCGGGGGCTGGCTCAAGAGCTCACCGGTGATCCCCGGCCTCGGTTTCGCGCTGGGCACCCGCGGCCAGACGGCCTGGCTCAGCGAGGGGCACCCCAACTCGCTGGCCCCCGGGCGCCGTCCGCGCACCACCCTGAGCCCCACCATCGTGCTGCGCGACGGCGCCCCGTTCCTCGCCTTCGGCACCCCCGGCGGCGACCAGCAGGACCAGTGGACGCTCCACGCGTTCCTCGCGGTCGCCGAGTTCGGCCTCGAGCCGCAGGCGGCGGCCGAACTCCCCGCCTGGCACATCGACCACTTCGCCCAGTCGTTCGCGCCGCGCCTGGCGCGGCCCGGGGTGGTCGTCGTGGAGGGCTCGTTCGACGCCGAGGTGCTGGCGGAGCTGGAACGCAGGGGCCACCGGCTGGACGTGGTGCCGCGCTCCACGCTCGGCAAGGTCTGTTCCGCCGGTGTCGACCCGGCCACCGGTTTCCTGCGGGCCTCGGCCGGCCCGCGCGGCCGCCAGGCGTACGCGGTGTGCCGTTGA
- a CDS encoding non-ribosomal peptide synthetase — MTTLDAEKQRKLLRLLRERGDEHGGPHIPPVPRGTPVPLNPPQARIWFSCRQYPDTSEYSLPEMRTVDRALDLPALRAVAAELMNRHHALRVRMFELDGVPMQQDDGPIEPPVTWHDLRHLPADEAQARATAAGNEAARRPFALDGPCFFQIIGFALPGDRTMLALNFHHIVIDGLSRAMVVAELDALLAGLPLGPAPSVGFLDYVAWEQRQNDEAAVAGDLAYWTGKLAGDLPVLDLPKDRPRPAVSKRTGGTVPLSVTAPVLSRLRRLAADEGVTLFVVVMAAYKVFLARMSGQRDVIVGAPLAGRDHEVAESIVGCFVKSAPLRTDLSGDPTFREVVRQVHETVLEAHDHQAVPFDRVVAELALPRLPGVQAVFQTMVNVQSAGAADSGLGSELDTNAAMWDLAVSLFTDQEEMSGVLVYDADLFDTSTAVRFAAHLETLLAEGAEHPDARAFELPLLTPSERESLLRASAASGGPDLCHRSMAEPFEEQARSTPDAVAVRAGEEALSYAQLDARADLLASALHREGVRPGDVVALCLAHGTGEIVARIAAAKLHAPYTAVVPELVAEAEPRVVVTDGVTADQLPPGPWGVVSLADAGRWAATEPGGRPVVDGAPDLLRLVRSPGLPGPVAQPVSMALADVEELRRRHPLEAGETVLVDSPERAWWPLSAGGTVMLCPPLVHKRPRPVEAHLPADGVTTVWTTPSVPSTDPGTAARRVLCDGEPVTVAGVPGEVVARRERPETGALAQGGRHALYVLDESLEPVPLGVVGELYVGGGEECLARGYHGLPAATAERFVADPFGVPGARMVRTGELARRRENGVVEQLGPAGRQIGVHGMRVDRALVESALADQGGVALCTVTATAQGSLAAFVVPTGDRELSARRLTEGAARRLPDYLVPDSVTVVDAIPRTDDGGVDVDALLALRTEDAPAEEEEFTAPANELEARLAAIYARLLRRDAVSVTDSFFDLGGHSLLVFKLIEECAAEFGVQPSVQDVFTNPRIRDLAATLSAAQAAPVPRDNLVGLAESPGAPLIVFVHAASGSVLPFHEVAQRLRGEFSVYALQSLADDPAATVEEMAARYVAAVDAVRGVAPVVLAGWSMGGCVAVEMARIWLLRGEPVAATLLLDTWAPPSFMSSEREAAQVRNACLALDVLRLEGADEGAAEALAGLTDMVERNRAAFLDYWPEFFPGEVDLLRACDPLPAGAPAFPAGYMDDDRGWRAFVAGLDTTEVEGGHLSLFDTEHVDGLTAAIQGAVGRRLGYEEI, encoded by the coding sequence ATGACCACACTGGACGCGGAGAAGCAGCGAAAGCTCCTGCGGCTGCTGCGCGAGCGCGGCGACGAGCACGGCGGCCCGCACATCCCGCCGGTCCCGCGGGGCACCCCGGTGCCCCTCAACCCGCCCCAGGCGCGGATCTGGTTCTCCTGCCGCCAGTACCCGGACACCAGTGAGTACAGCCTGCCGGAGATGCGGACCGTCGACCGGGCACTCGACCTGCCGGCGCTGCGCGCGGTCGCCGCGGAGCTGATGAACCGTCACCACGCCCTGCGGGTCCGGATGTTCGAGCTGGACGGCGTACCGATGCAGCAGGACGACGGCCCGATCGAGCCGCCGGTGACCTGGCACGACCTGCGGCACCTGCCCGCCGACGAGGCGCAGGCGCGCGCCACGGCCGCCGGCAACGAGGCGGCCCGGCGCCCGTTCGCGCTCGACGGCCCGTGCTTCTTCCAGATCATCGGGTTCGCGCTGCCGGGCGACCGGACCATGCTGGCGCTCAACTTCCACCACATCGTCATCGACGGGCTGTCCCGGGCGATGGTCGTCGCCGAGCTGGACGCGCTGCTCGCCGGCCTGCCGCTCGGCCCCGCCCCGTCCGTCGGCTTCCTCGACTACGTGGCCTGGGAGCAGCGGCAGAACGACGAGGCGGCGGTCGCGGGCGACCTGGCGTACTGGACCGGCAAACTCGCCGGGGACCTGCCGGTCCTGGACCTGCCGAAGGACCGGCCCCGTCCGGCGGTGTCGAAGCGGACCGGGGGCACGGTGCCCCTCTCGGTCACGGCTCCGGTGCTGTCCCGTCTGCGGCGGCTGGCGGCGGACGAGGGCGTCACCCTGTTCGTCGTCGTCATGGCCGCGTACAAGGTCTTCCTCGCCCGGATGAGCGGGCAGCGCGACGTCATCGTCGGCGCCCCGCTCGCCGGCCGGGACCACGAGGTCGCCGAGTCGATCGTGGGGTGCTTCGTGAAGTCGGCGCCGCTGCGGACGGACCTGAGCGGTGACCCCACGTTCCGCGAGGTCGTCCGTCAGGTCCACGAGACCGTCCTGGAGGCCCACGACCACCAGGCGGTGCCCTTCGACCGGGTGGTGGCGGAGCTGGCGCTGCCGAGGCTTCCCGGAGTGCAGGCGGTGTTCCAGACCATGGTGAACGTGCAGTCGGCCGGAGCGGCCGACAGCGGCCTCGGCAGCGAGCTGGACACGAACGCCGCGATGTGGGACCTGGCCGTCAGCCTGTTCACCGACCAGGAGGAGATGAGCGGCGTCCTGGTCTACGACGCGGATCTGTTCGACACGTCGACCGCGGTGCGCTTCGCCGCCCATCTGGAGACGCTGCTGGCCGAGGGCGCCGAGCACCCCGACGCGCGGGCGTTCGAACTGCCCCTGCTGACCCCGTCCGAGCGCGAGAGCCTCCTGCGCGCGTCGGCGGCGTCCGGCGGGCCGGACCTGTGCCACCGGTCGATGGCCGAGCCCTTCGAGGAGCAGGCCCGCTCCACCCCGGACGCCGTGGCCGTGCGCGCCGGCGAGGAGGCCCTCAGCTACGCGCAGCTGGACGCGCGCGCCGACCTGCTGGCGTCCGCCCTGCACCGTGAGGGGGTCCGCCCCGGCGACGTCGTGGCGCTGTGCCTGGCCCACGGCACCGGCGAGATCGTGGCCCGGATCGCCGCGGCCAAGCTCCACGCCCCCTACACGGCCGTCGTGCCGGAGCTTGTGGCGGAGGCGGAGCCCCGGGTGGTGGTCACCGACGGGGTGACGGCGGACCAACTGCCCCCGGGGCCGTGGGGCGTGGTCTCCCTCGCGGACGCCGGGCGGTGGGCCGCGACGGAACCCGGCGGGCGCCCGGTCGTGGACGGAGCCCCCGATCTGCTACGGCTGGTCCGCTCCCCCGGCCTGCCCGGGCCGGTCGCCCAGCCGGTGTCGATGGCGCTCGCCGACGTCGAGGAACTGCGGCGGCGACACCCTTTGGAGGCCGGGGAGACGGTGCTCGTGGACTCCCCCGAGCGGGCGTGGTGGCCGCTGTCGGCCGGTGGCACGGTCATGCTCTGCCCGCCCCTCGTGCACAAGCGACCCCGGCCCGTCGAGGCGCACCTCCCCGCCGACGGCGTCACCACCGTGTGGACGACGCCGTCGGTGCCGTCCACCGATCCGGGCACCGCTGCGCGCCGGGTCCTGTGCGACGGCGAGCCGGTGACCGTCGCCGGGGTCCCGGGCGAGGTCGTCGCCCGGCGCGAGAGGCCGGAGACCGGCGCGCTCGCCCAGGGGGGCCGCCACGCCCTGTACGTGCTGGACGAGTCTCTGGAGCCGGTTCCCCTCGGCGTGGTCGGCGAGTTGTACGTCGGCGGCGGGGAGGAGTGCCTGGCGCGCGGCTACCACGGGCTGCCGGCCGCGACCGCGGAACGGTTCGTCGCCGACCCTTTCGGCGTGCCCGGCGCCCGCATGGTGCGCACCGGCGAACTCGCCCGGCGCCGGGAGAACGGTGTGGTGGAACAGCTCGGACCGGCCGGCCGGCAGATCGGCGTGCACGGCATGCGCGTCGACCGGGCGCTGGTCGAGTCGGCCCTGGCCGACCAGGGGGGCGTGGCGCTGTGCACGGTCACGGCGACCGCGCAGGGCTCCCTCGCCGCGTTCGTCGTGCCCACGGGCGACCGTGAGCTCTCGGCCCGGCGGCTCACCGAGGGCGCCGCCCGGCGCCTGCCCGACTACCTGGTGCCGGACAGCGTCACCGTGGTGGACGCGATCCCCCGCACGGACGACGGGGGCGTCGACGTCGACGCGCTGCTCGCCCTGCGCACCGAGGACGCGCCCGCCGAGGAGGAGGAGTTCACCGCCCCGGCGAACGAGCTGGAGGCCCGGCTCGCCGCGATCTACGCGCGGCTGCTGCGCCGGGACGCCGTGAGTGTCACCGACAGCTTCTTCGACCTGGGCGGCCACTCGCTGCTGGTGTTCAAGCTGATCGAGGAGTGCGCGGCCGAGTTCGGTGTGCAGCCGTCGGTCCAGGACGTCTTCACGAACCCCAGGATCCGCGATCTGGCGGCGACGCTGAGCGCCGCGCAGGCGGCCCCGGTGCCCCGGGACAACCTGGTCGGCCTGGCGGAGAGCCCCGGCGCGCCGCTGATCGTGTTCGTGCACGCGGCCAGTGGGTCCGTGCTGCCGTTCCACGAGGTGGCGCAGCGGCTGCGGGGCGAGTTCTCGGTGTACGCGCTCCAGTCGCTGGCGGACGACCCGGCGGCGACCGTCGAGGAGATGGCCGCGCGGTACGTGGCCGCCGTCGACGCGGTGCGCGGTGTCGCCCCCGTCGTCCTCGCCGGCTGGTCGATGGGCGGCTGTGTGGCGGTCGAGATGGCCCGGATCTGGCTGCTGCGCGGGGAGCCGGTCGCGGCGACGCTGCTGCTCGACACCTGGGCGCCGCCCTCGTTCATGTCCTCGGAACGGGAGGCCGCCCAGGTGCGGAACGCCTGCCTGGCGCTGGACGTGCTGCGGCTGGAGGGCGCGGACGAGGGCGCCGCCGAGGCCCTGGCCGGGCTGACGGACATGGTCGAGCGCAACCGGGCCGCGTTCCTCGACTACTGGCCGGAGTTCTTCCCGGGCGAGGTCGACCTGCTGCGCGCGTGCGACCCGCTGCCCGCGGGTGCGCCCGCCTTCCCGGCGGGCTACATGGACGACGACCGCGGCTGGCGCGCCTTCGTCGCCGGGCTGGACACCACCGAGGTCGAAGGCGGCCACCTGAGCCTGTTCGACACCGAGCACGTGGACGGCCTGACGGCGGCCATCCAGGGCGCCGTCGGCCGCCGTCTCGGCTACGAGGAGATCTGA
- a CDS encoding VOC family protein, with protein MNETPSAVTVAAPVRSPRPRFHHVGVQTTDLANSVRWYEDFLGCRQAWSLDRFSELTRSRLPGIRELTEMVLGDIRIHLFDRPGRSSDPSESAVQFQHFCFSVDAPEDLVRLRERWIELHGSGRYTFALDEPPTDIVVDADGVRSFYAYDVNGLEFEFTHVPDGQS; from the coding sequence ATGAACGAGACGCCATCGGCCGTCACCGTGGCGGCCCCCGTCCGATCTCCCAGACCGCGGTTTCATCACGTCGGAGTGCAGACGACCGACCTCGCGAACAGCGTCCGCTGGTACGAGGACTTCCTCGGCTGCCGGCAGGCCTGGTCGCTCGACCGGTTCTCGGAACTGACCCGCAGCCGCCTGCCGGGCATCCGCGAGCTGACCGAGATGGTCCTCGGCGACATCCGGATCCACCTCTTCGACCGGCCCGGACGGAGCAGTGACCCGTCCGAGAGCGCCGTGCAGTTCCAGCACTTCTGCTTCAGCGTGGACGCTCCCGAGGACCTGGTGCGGCTGCGCGAGCGCTGGATCGAACTGCACGGCTCAGGCCGTTACACGTTCGCGCTCGACGAGCCGCCGACCGACATCGTCGTCGACGCCGACGGGGTGCGGAGCTTCTACGCGTACGACGTGAACGGCCTGGAGTTCGAGTTCACCCACGTGCCGGACGGCCAGTCATGA
- a CDS encoding class I SAM-dependent RNA methyltransferase yields MQAEEKKSLVGEEYEVEIGPVAHGGHCIARTDAGQVLFVRHTLPGERVVARVTEGEEGDRFLRADAVEILTASKDRIEAPCPFAGPGRCGGCDWQHAKPGAQRRLKGEVVAEQLQRLAGLSPEDVGWDGTVMPAEGDKLPAGQVPQWRTRVQYAVDADGHAGLRRHRSHEVERIDYCMIAAEGVSELGIEKRDWSGMASVEAIAATGSQDRQVILTPRPGARLPIVELDRPVSVMRVGEKDGGTHRVHGRPFVRERADGRTHRVGSGGFWQVHPKAADTLVTAVMQGLLPRKGEMALDLYCGVGLFAGALADRLGDKGAVLGIESGKRAVEDARHNLAEFERVRIEQGKVESVLPRTGITEVDLIVLDPPRAGAGRRTVEHLSSLGARRIAYVACDPAALARDLAYFRDGGYRVRSLRVFDLFPMTHHVECVAILEPAGKRS; encoded by the coding sequence ATGCAGGCAGAAGAGAAGAAGTCGCTGGTGGGGGAGGAGTACGAGGTCGAGATCGGCCCCGTCGCCCACGGCGGGCACTGCATCGCCCGCACCGACGCCGGCCAGGTCCTGTTCGTCCGGCACACCCTGCCCGGCGAGCGCGTCGTGGCCCGAGTGACCGAGGGCGAGGAGGGCGACCGCTTCCTGCGCGCGGACGCCGTGGAGATCCTCACCGCGTCCAAGGACCGCATCGAGGCGCCCTGCCCGTTCGCCGGCCCCGGCCGCTGCGGCGGCTGCGACTGGCAGCACGCCAAGCCCGGCGCCCAGCGCCGCCTCAAGGGCGAGGTCGTCGCCGAGCAGCTCCAGCGGCTCGCCGGGCTGTCCCCGGAGGACGTCGGCTGGGACGGCACGGTGATGCCGGCCGAGGGCGACAAGCTGCCCGCCGGACAGGTGCCCCAGTGGCGCACCCGCGTGCAGTACGCCGTCGACGCCGACGGGCACGCCGGACTGCGCCGGCACCGCTCGCACGAGGTCGAGCGGATCGACTACTGCATGATCGCCGCCGAGGGCGTCAGCGAGCTGGGCATCGAGAAGCGGGACTGGTCCGGCATGGCGTCGGTGGAGGCCATCGCGGCGACCGGCTCCCAGGACCGGCAGGTCATCCTGACGCCCCGGCCGGGAGCGCGCCTCCCGATCGTCGAGCTCGACCGCCCGGTCTCGGTGATGCGCGTCGGCGAGAAGGACGGCGGCACGCACCGGGTGCACGGCCGCCCCTTCGTCCGCGAGCGCGCCGACGGCCGGACGCACCGCGTCGGCAGCGGCGGCTTCTGGCAGGTCCACCCGAAGGCCGCCGACACTCTGGTGACGGCCGTCATGCAGGGCCTGCTGCCCCGCAAGGGCGAGATGGCCCTGGACCTGTACTGCGGCGTGGGCCTCTTCGCGGGCGCCCTCGCCGACCGCCTCGGCGACAAGGGCGCGGTCCTCGGCATCGAGTCCGGCAAGCGCGCGGTGGAGGACGCCCGGCACAACCTGGCCGAGTTCGAGCGGGTCCGCATCGAGCAGGGCAAGGTCGAGTCGGTCCTGCCGCGCACCGGCATCACCGAGGTCGACCTCATCGTCCTGGACCCGCCGCGCGCGGGCGCCGGCCGCAGGACGGTCGAGCACCTGTCGTCCCTGGGCGCCCGCCGTATCGCCTACGTGGCCTGCGACCCGGCGGCCCTGGCCCGTGACCTGGCGTACTTCCGGGACGGGGGGTACCGGGTGCGGTCGCTGCGGGTGTTCGATCTGTTTCCGATGACGCATCACGTGGAGTGCGTGGCGATCCTGGAGCCGGCTGGGAAGCGCTCCTGA
- a CDS encoding FMN-binding negative transcriptional regulator, whose amino-acid sequence MFVPSHYRIQDENWHRRIIDGHPLATLTTNGPTVPWASRLPALVAPGEPRTGPLAGTELYGHLNRANPHWKALTDGGHARLMFDGPGGFVTPAVYPGDPSAPTWNFAAVHVCGPLRLIDDPEETLQVVRWTAQCLEERFGAGWDQTSSVGYFRQILPGVGAFRLRVEEVEGLFKFSQEKPADVQESVIRRYEADESGAGRPLADLMREAGMGRASEAAPAGATADGARGVCPF is encoded by the coding sequence ATGTTCGTGCCCAGCCATTACCGGATCCAGGACGAGAACTGGCACCGGCGGATCATCGACGGCCATCCGCTGGCGACGCTCACCACCAACGGACCCACGGTGCCGTGGGCGTCGCGGCTGCCCGCCCTCGTCGCGCCCGGCGAGCCCCGGACCGGCCCGCTCGCCGGCACGGAGCTGTACGGGCATCTCAACCGCGCCAATCCGCACTGGAAGGCGCTCACCGACGGCGGCCACGCCCGGCTGATGTTCGACGGGCCGGGCGGGTTCGTGACCCCGGCCGTCTACCCCGGCGACCCGTCCGCCCCGACCTGGAACTTCGCGGCCGTCCACGTGTGCGGGCCGCTGCGGCTGATCGACGACCCGGAGGAGACGCTCCAGGTCGTCCGCTGGACCGCCCAGTGCCTCGAGGAGCGCTTCGGCGCCGGCTGGGACCAGACCTCCTCGGTCGGCTACTTCCGCCAGATCCTGCCCGGAGTGGGGGCGTTCCGCCTCCGCGTCGAGGAGGTGGAGGGCCTGTTCAAGTTCAGCCAGGAGAAGCCGGCCGACGTCCAGGAGTCGGTGATCCGGCGCTACGAGGCCGACGAGAGCGGTGCCGGCCGGCCCCTGGCCGACCTGATGCGCGAGGCCGGGATGGGACGGGCCTCCGAGGCCGCACCGGCCGGTGCGACGGCGGACGGCGCCCGCGGGGTCTGCCCCTTCTGA
- a CDS encoding APC family permease: MSKLTDVPKRILIGRALRSDRLAETLLPKRIALPVFASDPLSSVAYAPGEVLLVLSIAGVSAYHFSPWIAAAVVVLMFTVVASYRQNVHAYPSGGGDYEVATTNLGPKAGLTVASALLVDYVLTVAVSIASGIENLGSAIPFVVEHKVECAVAVILLLTVMNLRGVKESGGLFAIPTYVFVAGVFVMIAWGAFRGIVLGDTMRAPTSSFEIKPEHQGLAGFALVFLLLRAFSSGCAALTGVEAISNGVPAFRKPKSKNAATTLAMMGLLAVTMFCGIIALAMVTKVRMAENPAVDLVKDGAAVGSGYVQNPVITQVAEAVFGKGTFLFVVLAAATALVLFLAANTAYNGFPVLGSILAQDRYLPRQLHTRGDRLAFSNGIVLLAGAAALLVWIYGADSTRLIQLYIVGVFVSFTLSQIGMVRHWNRLLATEKDQAKRRHMIRSRAINTFGAFFTGLVLIVVLLTKFTHGAWVALLGMVIFYGTMTAIRRHYDRVSDELAAPEEPGDDSARPSRVHSIVLVSKIHRPALRALAYAKLLRSDTLEALSVNVDPAETKALREEWERRGIDVPLKVLDSPYREITRPIIEYVKGLRKESPRDAVSVIIPEYVVGHWYEHLLHNQSALRLKGRLLFTPGVMVTSVPYQLQSSEAAKLRARRRGEWNAPGSVRRGPAQERPKEPETRK; encoded by the coding sequence GCTCCTGCCGAAGCGCATCGCCCTGCCCGTGTTCGCGTCCGACCCGCTGTCCTCGGTGGCGTACGCGCCCGGCGAGGTGCTGCTGGTCCTCTCCATCGCGGGTGTGTCGGCCTACCACTTCAGCCCCTGGATCGCCGCCGCGGTCGTCGTGCTGATGTTCACGGTGGTCGCCTCCTACCGGCAGAACGTCCACGCCTACCCGAGCGGCGGCGGCGACTACGAGGTGGCCACCACCAACCTCGGGCCGAAGGCCGGGCTCACGGTCGCGAGCGCGCTGCTCGTCGACTACGTCCTCACCGTGGCCGTGTCCATCGCCTCCGGCATCGAGAACCTGGGCTCCGCGATCCCGTTCGTCGTCGAGCACAAGGTCGAGTGCGCGGTCGCCGTGATCCTGCTGCTCACCGTCATGAACCTGCGTGGCGTCAAGGAGTCCGGCGGGCTGTTCGCCATCCCGACGTACGTGTTCGTCGCCGGCGTCTTCGTCATGATCGCGTGGGGCGCGTTCCGCGGGATCGTCCTCGGCGACACCATGCGGGCACCCACCTCGTCGTTCGAGATCAAACCCGAGCACCAGGGACTCGCGGGCTTCGCGCTCGTCTTCCTGCTGCTGCGCGCCTTCTCCTCCGGCTGCGCCGCGCTCACCGGCGTCGAGGCGATCTCCAACGGCGTCCCGGCCTTCCGCAAGCCCAAGTCGAAGAACGCCGCGACCACGCTCGCGATGATGGGCCTGCTCGCCGTCACCATGTTCTGCGGCATCATCGCGCTCGCCATGGTCACCAAGGTCCGCATGGCCGAGAACCCGGCCGTCGACCTGGTCAAGGACGGCGCCGCGGTCGGCTCCGGCTACGTCCAGAACCCGGTCATCACACAGGTCGCCGAGGCGGTCTTCGGCAAGGGCACCTTCCTCTTCGTGGTGCTCGCCGCCGCCACCGCCCTCGTGCTGTTCCTCGCCGCCAACACCGCCTACAACGGCTTCCCGGTGCTCGGCTCGATCCTCGCCCAGGACCGCTACCTGCCGCGCCAGCTGCACACCCGCGGCGACCGGCTCGCCTTCTCCAACGGCATCGTCCTCCTCGCCGGCGCCGCCGCCCTCCTCGTCTGGATCTACGGGGCCGACTCCACCCGCCTCATCCAGCTGTACATCGTCGGCGTCTTCGTGTCGTTCACGCTCAGCCAGATCGGCATGGTCCGGCACTGGAACCGGCTGCTCGCCACGGAGAAGGACCAGGCCAAGCGGCGCCACATGATCCGCTCCCGCGCGATCAACACCTTCGGCGCCTTCTTCACCGGCCTCGTCCTCATCGTCGTCCTCCTCACCAAGTTCACCCACGGCGCCTGGGTGGCCCTGCTCGGCATGGTCATCTTCTACGGCACGATGACCGCGATCCGGCGCCACTACGACCGGGTCTCCGACGAGCTCGCCGCCCCCGAGGAGCCCGGCGACGACAGCGCACGGCCGTCCCGGGTGCACTCGATCGTCCTGGTCTCCAAGATCCACCGTCCCGCGCTGCGCGCCCTGGCCTACGCCAAGCTGCTGCGCTCGGACACCCTGGAGGCGCTCAGCGTCAACGTCGACCCGGCCGAGACCAAGGCGCTGCGCGAGGAGTGGGAGCGGCGCGGCATCGACGTACCGCTGAAGGTCCTCGACTCGCCCTACCGCGAGATCACGCGGCCGATCATCGAGTACGTGAAGGGGCTGCGCAAGGAGTCCCCGCGCGACGCGGTGTCCGTGATCATCCCCGAGTACGTCGTCGGCCACTGGTACGAGCACCTGCTGCACAACCAGAGCGCGCTGCGCCTGAAGGGGCGGCTGCTGTTCACCCCCGGCGTCATGGTCACCTCGGTGCCCTACCAGCTGCAGTCCTCCGAGGCGGCCAAGCTGCGCGCCCGCCGGCGCGGTGAGTGGAACGCCCCCGGTTCGGTGCGGCGCGGACCGGCGCAGGAGCGGCCGAAGGAGCCCGAGACCCGGAAGTGA